A DNA window from Mytilus edulis chromosome 14, xbMytEdul2.2, whole genome shotgun sequence contains the following coding sequences:
- the LOC139503545 gene encoding uncharacterized protein — MLAGEQGTGKTTIARYLVGKKPTRFRMSTDGIELYNGLSYMDRESKDWLGGQQDFSLEEITFSRSLLKGVKSMKTIKSDDTTLTSKDLPVMSQAIALSSSKEKLRRQSTTTSQDLPVMSQALSLSSSKEKLGHQSKENPMSVTTPEGSEWSEWSDSDSLSSTKSFKTGLNRSEHQFETIPVNISSMDGNISKKLEVQLCKQNARAKCNDDKHETVIQDSTYSSGNQSGLLVSDGEKSGGFANRNIQAIQDSPTRKDYTDFSKDKYIGEDLLYTDISMDDSDHAKSGNAGEVHIETVTKPGLIRKLKQMFGVSKKVKEVKVSITKDYFLKKTSKVGKKQLHNKKIAPIIIWDFGGQDVFYSTHQTFLTYRAIYIIVLDGSRKLDDLCPYEQYLPGKSGHKTGRDYLLFWINTIVTYCKGSVQGFPKILVVLTHKDLVTANEVEQRRHEMFAEINKMFHQTSLMQHLVLDDKIFVNAHDKYDPEMTKIKAAIISESERQPTWGEPLPKCFIPLELEFATLIRKGIPLITLEHLGKINALQPIRPLSETELKVFLKFQHSIGKLLYFDEHKLDDRIILSPTLLIDAFKSIVTDRRFCQGDAQREELWDVMSKKGVVSKQIIEQIWKKQKYKKFYKDKDYLLEVMTHLDILVEPKRYDLDHNRIPADFYYVASMVRAKDDSGYLQSAGFTTRSIAIAFQSSSLMIPPALSFRFISYCLYVWAVKTYGDINKEMLFHRSGVFTIDSSLDMYIACEDERIVVRLVHATSSTLIMRDVASSIYECLISALEKISQLYIRTSSDQAQTSDASFMTRICCNSPINACVLSDNDLAHTDQIWICPSHGIEHSIHTITSWIEEKEDEKCKPGCTVTKDEFLKATPSDIHLRRLSLLYSPFEATELAIHLGFSNREVNVILETEDPLTSSFAIFLRCRDSRMVTFNDIKEAIESIGKESIHILCKLVKSENINYDMEPEKWDLVPTAEHIDRLAPLVGKYSLPFLIEIGMDFNTWEQISHRQNDRDLFRLNQDILEEWRFKFCRMHNLKPTLRKIARAFSNIGKNIKLVENTLSDLF; from the exons ATGTTAGCTGGCGAACAGGGAACAGGAAAGACAACTATAGCCAGGTATCTGGTTGGGAAAAAGCCTACTAGATTTAGAATGTCTACAGATGGGATAGAACTATACAACGGTCTTTCTTATATGGACCGTGAATCAAAAGACTGGCTTGGTGGACAGCAAG ATTTCTCATTGGAAGAAATAACCTTTAGCAGATCACTTTTAAAAGGAGTCAAATCAATGAAAACTATAAAGTCAGATGATACGACACTAACAAGCAAAGATCTACCAGTCATGTCACAAGCAATAGCATTGTCGTCCAGCAAAGAAAAACTAAGACGTCAATCAACGACAACGAGTCAAGATCTACCAGTCATGTCACAAGCATTATCATTGTCGTCCAGTAAAGAAAAACTTGGACATCAATCAAAGGAAAATCCAATGTCAGTTACAACACCAGAAGGGTCAGAATGGTCAGAATGGTCAGACTCGGATAGTTTGTCTTCCACTAAAAGCTTTAAAACAGGATTGAACAGGTCTGAACATCAATTTGAAACCATACCAGTTAATATTAGCAGTATGGACGGgaatataagcaaaaaactagAAGTTCAGTTATGTAAGCAAAACGCAAGAGCAAAATGCAACGATGACAAGCATGAGACAGTCATACAAGATAGCACCTATAGTTCAGGAAACCAATCAGGATTACTAGTTTCGGACGGGGAAAAGTCAGGGGGATTTGCAAATAGAAATATACAAGCGATACAGGATAGTCCAACCAGAAAAGATTATACGGATTTCTCAAAAGACAAATATATAGGTGAAGATTTGCTATATACAGACATTTCAATGGATGACTCGGATCATGCAAAGTCAGGTAACGCTGGAGAGGTGCACATAGAAACTGTAACTAAACCTGGATTGATCAGaaagttaaaacaaatgtttggGGTTTCGAAAAAAGTTAAAGAAGTCAAAGTATCAATCACGAAAGATTACTTTCTCAAGAAGACCTCTAAAGTCGGGAAAAAGCAGTTACACAACAAAAAGATAGCACCAATAATTATTTGGGATTTTGGTGGCCAGGATGTCTTCTATTCAACACATCAGACATTTCTAACATACAGAGCTATTTACATAATTGTATTGGATGGAAGTAGAAAACTTGATGATCTATGTCCCTATGAACAATACCTACCAGGTAAAAGTGGACATAAAACAGGTAGAG ATTACCTGCTCTTTTGGATCAACACAATTGTAACATACTGCAAAGGAAGCGTACAGGGATTTCCTAAAATTCTGGTTGTGTTAACACACAAAGATCTGGTAACAGCT AATGAGGTTGAACAAAGAAGACATGAAATGTTTGCAGAAATCAACAAGATGTTTCACCAGACATCGTTAATGCAACATTTAGTGCttgatgataaaatatttgtaaacgcACACGACAAATATGACCCAGAAATGACGAAGATCAAGGCTGCTATTATAAGCGAATCAGAGAGGCAACCAACATGGGGTGAACCACTTCCAAAGTGCTTTATCCCTTTAGAGTTAGAATTTGCAACGCTGATCAGAAAAGGCATTCCTCTGATTACACTAGAGCATCTTGGGAAAATAAACGCATTGCAACCTATTAGACCGTTATCAGAAACCGAGTTGAAGGTATTTCTGAAATTCCAACATTCCATTGGCAAGCTTTTGTACTTTGATGAACATAAATTAGACGACCGTATAATTTTGTCTCCCACTCTTCTCATTGATGCATTTAAATCAATTGTAACTGATAGAAGGTTCTGTCAAGGAGATGCACAGAGAGAGGAGTTGTGGGATGTAATGAGCAAGAAAGGAGTAGTCTCAaaacaaataatagaacaaaTTTGGAAGAAACAGAAATATAAGAAATTCTACAAAGATAAAGATTATTTACTGGAAGTTATGACACACCTGGATATATTGGTAGAACCAAAAAGATACGACTTAGATCACAACCGTATACCTGCTGACTTCTACTATGTAGCAAGTATGGTACGAGCTAAAGATGATTCTGGATACCTCCAATCAGCTGGCTTTACAACCAGGAGTATTGCCATAGCCTTTCAATCGTCATCATTGATGATACCGCCTGCATTATCCTTTAGATTTATTAGTTACTGTCTATATGTCTGGGCGGTGAAAACATACGGAGATATCAACAAGGAAATGCTGTTCCATAGGTCAGGGGTCTTTACCATTGATTCGTCTTTAGATATGTACATTGCCTGCGAAGATGAAAGGATTGTTGTCCGTCTTGTTCATGCCACATCAAGCACACTTATAATGAGGGATGTAGCTTCCAGCATCTATGAATGCCTTATATCAGCCTTGGAGAAAATAAGTCAGCTGTATATCAGAACAAGTAGTGATCAGGCTCAAACCAGCGATGCATCCTTTATGACCAGGATATGTTGTAACTCACCAATTAACGCATGTGTTCTTTCTGACAACGATCTAGCTCACACAGACCAAATATGGATATGTCCTTCACATGGTATTGAACACAGCATACACACAATTACATCGTGGATTGAAGAAAAG GAAGACGAAAAGTGTAAACCAGGGTGCACAG TTACCAAAGATGAATTTCTGAAAGCGACACCATCAGACATACATTTACGACGTCTCTCGTTATTGTACAGTCCATTCGAGGCCACAGAACTAGCAATACATTTAGGATTTTCGAACAGGGAAGTTAATGTCATACTGGAAACTGAAGATCCCTTAACATCAAGCTTTGCAATTTTTCTACGATGTCGAGATAGCAGGATGGTGACATTTAACGACATCAAAGAGGCGATAGAAAGTATTGGTAAAGAAAGTATTCATATTCTTTGTaag CTTGTGAAAAGCGAAAATATTAATTATG ACATGGAACCTGAGAAGTGGGATCTGGTACCCACAGCAGAACACATTGACAGATTGGCTCCATTAGTAGGGAAATACTCCCTCCCGTTCCTTATCGAAATTGGAATGGATTTTAATACCTGGGAACAGATCAGCCACAGACAAAATGATAGAGATTTGTTTAGACTGAACCAGGATATCTTAGAAGAATGGAGATTCAAGTTTTGTAGGATGCACAATCTGAAACCAACTTTGAGGAAAATTGCACGTGCATTCAGTAACATTGGCAAAAATATCAAACTCGTTGAAAACACATTGTCagatttattttaa